The following are encoded together in the Nodosilinea sp. PGN35 genome:
- a CDS encoding DUF2809 domain-containing protein, with protein sequence MIKFSARYFYLAILLFLVETAIAIFLDDGIIRPLVGDVLVIPLVYCALKAVWPLRPIPAALLVFAFACLVEGLQYLRLVDRLGLRDNLILATVLGTTFDWKDILAYAIGTALVLLADHRRRFRLRSD encoded by the coding sequence GTGATTAAATTTAGCGCCAGGTATTTCTATTTAGCGATTTTGCTGTTTCTCGTTGAAACTGCGATCGCGATTTTTCTAGACGATGGCATCATTCGCCCTCTGGTCGGTGACGTACTCGTTATCCCGCTGGTCTACTGCGCACTCAAAGCCGTCTGGCCCCTGCGGCCGATCCCTGCGGCACTGCTTGTGTTTGCCTTTGCCTGCCTCGTAGAAGGTTTGCAGTACCTCAGACTGGTCGATCGCCTCGGGCTGCGAGACAATCTGATTCTTGCCACCGTGCTCGGCACCACCTTCGACTGGAAAGATATTTTGGCCTACGCGATTGGGACTGCCCTGGTGCTGCTTGCAGACCACAGGCGGCGTTTTCGGCTGAGAAGCGATTAG
- the ureC gene encoding urease subunit alpha, with the protein MSYRMDRRAYAETFGPTVGDRIRLADTEIIIEVEQDFTTYGDEVKFGGGKVIRDGMGQSPIGRDAGAVDTVITNALILDWWGIVKADIGIKDGRIAKIGKAGNPYIQDGIDIIIGPGTEVVAGEGMIATAGGIDTHIHFICPQQIDTALASGVTTMIGGGTGPATGTNATTCTPGAWHLARMLQSAEAFPINLGFLGKGNSARPEALAEQIKAGAIGLKLHEDWGTTPATIDTCLAVADQYDVQVAIHTDTLNEAGFVEDTIAAFKNRVIHTYHTEGAGGGHAPDIIKVCGEANVLPSSTNPTRPYTRNTLDEHLDMLMVCHHLSPSIPEDISFAESRIRRETIAAEDILHDLGAFSMIASDSQAMGRVGEVIIRTWQTAHKMKVQRGPLVEDSDRNDNHRAKRYVAKYTINPAITHGIADHVGSIEEGKLADICLWRPAFFGVKPEIVIKGGAIAWAQMGDANASIPTPQPVHMRPMFGSYGGAIAATSLTFVSQAALDLGIPAQIGLHRSTPAVARCRTLTKADMKLNDYQPHMEVDAETYEVRADGQLLTCEPADVLPMAQRYFLF; encoded by the coding sequence ATGAGCTACCGCATGGATCGCCGTGCCTATGCCGAAACCTTTGGCCCCACGGTGGGCGATCGCATCCGCCTGGCCGACACCGAAATTATTATTGAAGTCGAGCAAGACTTTACCACCTACGGGGACGAGGTGAAGTTTGGCGGCGGCAAGGTGATCCGCGACGGCATGGGTCAATCGCCCATTGGCCGCGACGCCGGGGCGGTGGACACGGTGATCACCAACGCGCTGATTTTGGACTGGTGGGGCATCGTCAAGGCCGACATCGGCATCAAGGACGGTCGAATTGCCAAGATTGGCAAGGCGGGCAACCCCTACATTCAAGACGGCATCGACATTATCATCGGCCCCGGCACCGAGGTGGTGGCCGGGGAGGGCATGATCGCCACGGCGGGGGGCATCGACACCCACATCCACTTCATTTGCCCCCAGCAGATCGACACCGCCCTGGCCTCCGGCGTTACCACCATGATCGGCGGCGGCACCGGCCCCGCCACCGGCACCAACGCCACCACCTGCACCCCTGGGGCCTGGCACCTGGCCCGCATGCTGCAATCGGCGGAGGCGTTCCCCATCAACCTGGGCTTTTTGGGCAAGGGCAACAGCGCCCGCCCCGAGGCCCTGGCGGAGCAGATCAAAGCGGGGGCGATCGGCCTCAAGCTCCACGAGGACTGGGGCACCACCCCCGCCACCATCGACACCTGCCTGGCCGTTGCCGACCAGTACGACGTGCAGGTGGCCATCCACACCGACACCCTCAACGAGGCGGGCTTCGTTGAGGATACCATCGCCGCTTTCAAAAACCGGGTGATTCACACCTACCACACCGAGGGGGCCGGGGGCGGCCACGCGCCCGACATCATCAAGGTGTGCGGCGAGGCCAACGTGCTGCCCTCGTCCACCAACCCCACCCGCCCCTACACCCGCAACACCCTCGACGAGCACCTGGACATGCTGATGGTGTGCCACCACCTCAGCCCCAGCATTCCCGAAGATATATCTTTTGCGGAATCCCGCATTCGCCGCGAGACCATCGCCGCCGAAGATATTCTCCACGACCTGGGGGCCTTTAGCATGATCGCCAGCGACTCCCAGGCCATGGGCCGGGTGGGGGAGGTGATCATTCGCACCTGGCAGACCGCCCACAAGATGAAGGTGCAGCGGGGGCCGCTGGTGGAGGACAGCGATCGCAACGATAACCACCGGGCCAAGCGCTACGTAGCCAAGTACACCATCAACCCCGCCATCACCCACGGCATCGCCGACCACGTGGGCTCGATCGAGGAAGGGAAGCTGGCGGATATCTGCCTGTGGCGGCCCGCCTTCTTTGGCGTCAAGCCCGAGATTGTAATTAAGGGCGGTGCGATCGCCTGGGCGCAGATGGGCGACGCCAACGCCAGCATTCCCACGCCGCAGCCGGTGCACATGCGGCCCATGTTTGGCAGTTATGGAGGGGCGATCGCCGCCACCAGCCTCACCTTCGTCTCCCAGGCCGCCCTGGATCTAGGCATCCCGGCCCAAATTGGCCTGCACAGATCCACCCCGGCGGTGGCCCGCTGCCGCACCCTCACTAAGGCCGACATGAAGCTCAACGACTACCAGCCCCACATGGAGGTGGATGCCGAGACCTACGAGGTGCGGGCCGACGGCCAGTTGCTCACCTGCGAACCCGCCGACGTGCTGCCCATGGCCCAGCGCTATTTTTTGTTTTGA
- a CDS encoding Uma2 family endonuclease: MPLGNCLIQAIALKSPADELTDFQAKLREYIENGSQLCWLIDPKTQQVEIYCPAVALRFLLSPEPCQSLY; the protein is encoded by the coding sequence TTGCCGCTGGGCAACTGCCTGATTCAGGCGATCGCACTCAAGTCGCCCGCCGATGAGCTGACCGATTTTCAGGCCAAACTGCGGGAGTACATTGAGAACGGCTCGCAACTGTGTTGGCTGATTGATCCAAAAACCCAGCAGGTCGAGATTTATTGCCCGGCAGTGGCGTTGAGATTCTTGCTCAGCCCAGAACCTTGTCAGAGTTTGTATTGA
- a CDS encoding endonuclease/exonuclease/phosphatase family protein codes for MGASAAPLKIATWNIEHLRASSNSGPNPRTETDYQRLAAYAEQLDADVIALQEVEGAAAAARIFDPEEYAFFFSNQTEPMLTGFAVRRGIDVIQNPDLAELDVGGGDDLRYGADITITRNGRELRLLSIHLKAFCFQNPIDAPSNACMALNQQLTVLENWIDARAAAEVPFLVLGDFNRRLNLLGDQFWFEIDDADPPNADLVNGTAGLLSQCWEGEFPNYIDHIVMDASSSRWLVPDSFEQLLFLEPIAQQDVLSDHCPIAITLDVPAADVPEPALSETQRQLLERLESVERELRELREIILDM; via the coding sequence ATGGGGGCAAGTGCAGCCCCATTAAAAATTGCCACCTGGAACATCGAACATTTGAGAGCCAGTTCTAACTCTGGCCCCAACCCCAGAACTGAAACTGACTATCAGCGCCTGGCTGCCTATGCTGAACAACTGGACGCCGATGTGATTGCCCTGCAGGAGGTGGAGGGAGCCGCTGCCGCCGCCCGCATTTTTGATCCCGAAGAGTACGCCTTTTTCTTCTCCAACCAGACTGAGCCAATGCTGACTGGCTTCGCGGTTCGTCGGGGCATTGATGTTATTCAAAATCCTGACCTGGCGGAGCTGGACGTAGGCGGTGGGGACGACCTGCGCTATGGCGCTGACATTACCATCACCCGCAACGGTCGCGAACTGCGGCTGCTGTCTATCCATCTGAAAGCCTTTTGCTTTCAAAACCCTATCGATGCGCCTTCAAATGCCTGTATGGCCCTGAACCAGCAGCTGACGGTGCTGGAGAACTGGATTGATGCCCGGGCGGCAGCCGAGGTGCCTTTTTTGGTGCTGGGCGACTTCAACCGCCGACTAAACCTGCTGGGGGATCAGTTCTGGTTTGAGATCGATGACGCCGATCCACCCAATGCCGATTTGGTCAACGGCACTGCGGGGCTTCTGTCCCAGTGCTGGGAGGGTGAGTTTCCCAACTATATTGACCACATTGTGATGGATGCCAGCTCTAGCCGTTGGCTGGTTCCCGATTCCTTCGAGCAGCTGCTGTTTTTGGAACCCATAGCTCAGCAGGATGTGCTGTCTGACCACTGCCCCATTGCCATCACCCTGGATGTTCCCGCCGCCGATGTGCCAGAACCCGCTCTGAGCGAAACCCAGCGGCAACTGTTAGAACGCCTTGAATCGGTTGAGCGGGAACTCCGAGAGCTGAGGGAGATAATTCTGGATATGTGA
- the trxA gene encoding thioredoxin: MAAAQVTDSTFKQEVLESTVPVLVDFWAPWCGPCRMVAPVVEEIAEQYDGQIKVVKVNTDENPSVASQYGIRSIPTLMIFKEGQRVDMVVGAVPKTTLANTLEKYL; this comes from the coding sequence ATGGCAGCCGCTCAGGTAACAGATTCTACGTTTAAGCAAGAAGTTCTCGAAAGCACCGTCCCCGTACTGGTTGACTTCTGGGCTCCCTGGTGTGGCCCCTGCCGTATGGTGGCCCCGGTGGTCGAAGAAATTGCTGAGCAGTACGACGGCCAGATCAAAGTCGTCAAGGTCAACACCGACGAGAATCCTAGCGTAGCCAGCCAGTACGGTATTCGCAGCATTCCCACCCTGATGATCTTCAAAGAGGGGCAGCGGGTTGATATGGTTGTCGGTGCCGTGCCCAAAACTACCCTGGCCAATACCCTCGAGAAGTATCTCTAG
- a CDS encoding LOG family protein — protein MVALPPNLPSSIQADLATVFEQMPHLEHGKLIRQVLETILRMMGREADRLDWKILNHALLDMEQGFQVFYPYRHTRKITIFGSARTGAVSPDYRLAEQFAKQVTELGFMVMTGAGGGIMEAGNAGAGSEHSFGLNIQLPFEQGANPVMEGDPKLINFKYFFTRKLFFLRESDALVLFPGGFGTQDEAFESLTLIQTGKADPMPIVLVDHPGGNYWQGWDSYIRNHLLSRGLISPDDPSLYTMTDNVDDACHAISSFYRVYHSCRYTSDRLIIRLKSDLPEGAVELLNQEFGDILAKGKIEKSAALPEEQKDETAALPRLVMHFNNRDFGRLHQFIWRLNDLGDHRPEAQHPEQK, from the coding sequence ATGGTTGCGCTTCCCCCAAATTTACCCTCTAGCATTCAGGCCGATCTGGCCACGGTGTTTGAGCAAATGCCTCACCTCGAGCATGGCAAGCTCATTCGCCAGGTGCTAGAGACCATTCTCCGCATGATGGGACGGGAGGCCGATCGCCTAGACTGGAAAATACTGAACCACGCTCTGCTGGATATGGAGCAGGGGTTTCAGGTGTTCTACCCCTACCGGCATACCCGCAAGATCACGATCTTTGGCTCAGCCCGTACCGGGGCGGTGAGCCCTGACTACAGGCTGGCTGAGCAGTTTGCCAAACAGGTGACCGAGCTGGGCTTTATGGTCATGACCGGAGCCGGGGGCGGCATTATGGAGGCGGGCAACGCCGGGGCGGGCTCCGAGCATTCCTTTGGTTTAAATATTCAGCTGCCCTTCGAGCAGGGGGCCAACCCGGTCATGGAAGGCGACCCCAAGCTGATTAACTTCAAATATTTCTTTACCCGCAAACTTTTCTTTTTGCGCGAAAGCGACGCCCTGGTGCTGTTCCCCGGCGGGTTTGGCACCCAAGATGAGGCCTTTGAGTCCCTGACGCTGATTCAAACCGGGAAGGCCGACCCGATGCCGATTGTGCTGGTTGACCATCCTGGCGGCAACTACTGGCAGGGGTGGGATAGCTACATTCGCAATCACCTGCTCAGCCGGGGGCTGATTAGCCCCGATGACCCCAGTCTCTACACCATGACCGATAATGTGGATGACGCCTGCCACGCGATCAGCAGCTTTTACCGGGTGTACCACTCCTGCCGCTATACCAGCGATCGCCTGATCATTCGCCTCAAGAGCGATCTGCCCGAGGGCGCGGTAGAGCTGCTCAATCAAGAATTTGGCGATATTTTAGCAAAGGGAAAAATTGAAAAGTCCGCCGCCCTCCCCGAAGAGCAGAAGGATGAAACCGCTGCCCTGCCCCGGCTGGTCATGCATTTTAACAACCGCGACTTCGGCAGGCTGCACCAGTTTATTTGGCGGCTCAATGACCTGGGCGATCACCGTCCTGAGGCTCAGCATCCCGAGCAGAAGTAG
- the glsA gene encoding glutaminase A, protein MSQVQAFLEQLYQSLKGVSGGKVASYIPELARANPDWFGISIVTLDGQTYEVGDTAQKFTIQSISKVFVYAMALESYGREKLLKKVGVEPTGDPFNSLIRLDEDSKRPDNPMVNAGAIATTGLIAGADPAERLNRLLAMFERYVGNEVFVDVSTFMSERSTGHRNRAMAHLMLNFGMIDQPIDEALDLYFQQCAVLVTTHDLAVMAATLANQGVNPITGQRAVGAEHIRDILSVMYTCGMYNFAGEWAFRVGIPAKSGVSGGILAVVPNQAGIAVFSPPLDSHGNSVRGLKAFEALSKEYGFHLFDLSLGHCNFANRE, encoded by the coding sequence ATGTCCCAGGTGCAAGCGTTTTTAGAGCAGCTCTACCAATCGTTGAAGGGGGTTTCTGGCGGAAAGGTGGCCTCCTATATTCCTGAGCTGGCGCGAGCTAACCCCGACTGGTTTGGCATCAGCATTGTCACCCTCGACGGCCAGACCTACGAGGTGGGCGACACGGCGCAGAAGTTTACGATCCAGTCGATATCGAAGGTGTTTGTCTACGCCATGGCTCTGGAGAGCTATGGTCGCGAAAAACTGCTCAAAAAAGTGGGGGTAGAGCCCACTGGCGACCCGTTTAACTCGTTGATTCGGCTAGATGAAGATTCTAAGCGCCCCGATAACCCTATGGTGAATGCAGGGGCGATCGCCACCACCGGCCTGATCGCTGGCGCAGACCCCGCCGAGCGTCTCAACCGCCTGCTGGCCATGTTTGAGCGCTACGTGGGCAACGAAGTGTTTGTCGATGTGTCTACATTTATGTCGGAGCGTTCCACTGGCCACCGCAACCGGGCCATGGCGCACCTGATGCTCAACTTCGGCATGATTGACCAACCCATTGATGAAGCGCTCGATCTGTACTTTCAGCAGTGCGCGGTGCTGGTTACGACCCACGACCTGGCGGTGATGGCGGCGACCCTGGCGAACCAAGGGGTTAACCCCATCACCGGGCAGCGAGCGGTGGGCGCTGAGCACATCCGCGACATTCTCAGCGTTATGTACACCTGTGGTATGTACAATTTCGCTGGAGAATGGGCGTTTCGGGTTGGCATTCCGGCTAAGAGTGGGGTTTCGGGCGGCATTCTCGCCGTTGTGCCCAATCAGGCTGGCATTGCTGTGTTCTCGCCTCCCCTTGACAGTCACGGCAACAGCGTTCGCGGGCTCAAGGCCTTCGAGGCGCTGTCCAAAGAATACGGGTTTCACCTGTTTGATCTATCCCTTGGCCACTGCAATTTTGCCAATCGAGAGTGA
- the mfd gene encoding transcription-repair coupling factor, producing MAFSSITRALQRSPLTGELLGKLDQQGKVVLNGVARLPKGLVSSALALAQDRPLLVITATLEEAGRWATQLEAMGWDTVHFYPTSEASPYDPFDQESEMTWGQLQVLADLLALQREAATSRKLAVVATERALQPHLPPVSALEPYCLRLELKQEINFKALGQGLAKLGYERVTVVETEGQWAQRGDIIDVYPVASELPVRLELFGDELERMREFDPATQRSLDAIDHLVLTPTQYGPVIIEKLREQGLLSDLLSEAAQEGLAEGILPEGTRRWLGLAFSNPASLLDYLPDNTLMAVDEVDQCQAHSDRWLEHVEDHWQEVSGFGSGVHGTRPAVNGVEPEPETRNPEPETVNREPHTANRTPSLPKIHRPFLDTLSDAEVFPRVDLSEIAEANNGLNLASRPVPAIPHQFGKLAETIRKECDRKYAVWLASAQPSRSVALLQEHDCPAQFIPNPRDFNAIDKLHTQHVPVAIKYSGLAELEGFVLPTFRIVVVTDREFFGQHTLATGGYVRKRRRAASKQVDPNKMKPGDFVVHRSHGIGKFLKLESLVLNNETRDYLVIQYADGLLRVAADSVGSLSRYRAASGQAPVLNKMTSTAWEKTKGRAKKAIQKVAVDLLRLYAQRAKMEGYAYPADMPWQQELEDSFPYQPTPDQLKAVQDVKRDMESDRPMDRLVCGDVGFGKTEVALRAIFKAVTAGQQVALLAPTTILTQQHYHTLKERFAPYPIQVGLLNRFRTQTEKKEILQRLKTGELDVVVGTHQLLGKGVSFKSLGLLVVDEEQRFGVNQKERIKSLKTQVDVLTLSATPIPRTLYMALSGVREMSLITTPPPSRRPIKTHLSPMDPEAIRTAIRQELDRGGQVFYVVPRIEGIEEVSAKIREMVPNARIAIAHGQMDEGELESTMLTFSNGEAEVLLCTTIIESGLDIPRVNTILIEDAHRFGLSQLYQLRGRVGRAGIQAHAWLFYPKKALTDKARQRLRAIQEFTQLGSGYQLAMRDMEIRGVGNLLGAEQSGQMDAIGFDLYMDMLEEEIAEIRGQDIPKVEDTQVDLNVTAFVPNNYIPDLEQKMGAYRALAAANSKVELMQIAADLSDRYGPIPHATEQLVRMLELKLVAKQAGFSRIKPEGKQHVVMETPMEEPAWKKLSEKLPSHLKTRFVYSGGKVVVRGLGVLKPEKQLESLTEWLGHLQGAIR from the coding sequence ATGGCTTTCTCTTCGATCACCCGCGCCCTGCAACGCTCTCCCCTCACAGGCGAACTGCTGGGCAAGCTCGACCAGCAGGGCAAAGTGGTGCTCAACGGGGTCGCCCGGCTACCGAAAGGGCTGGTCTCCTCCGCCCTGGCCCTGGCGCAGGATCGCCCCCTGCTGGTGATCACCGCCACCCTCGAAGAGGCCGGACGCTGGGCCACCCAGCTGGAAGCCATGGGCTGGGACACGGTGCACTTCTACCCCACCTCGGAAGCGTCGCCCTACGATCCCTTCGACCAGGAGTCGGAGATGACCTGGGGCCAGCTGCAGGTGCTGGCGGATCTGCTGGCGCTCCAGCGGGAGGCCGCCACTAGCCGCAAGCTGGCGGTCGTTGCCACCGAGCGTGCCCTGCAACCCCACCTGCCCCCGGTTTCGGCGCTAGAGCCCTACTGCCTGCGGCTGGAGCTAAAGCAGGAGATCAACTTTAAAGCCCTGGGCCAGGGGCTGGCGAAGCTGGGCTACGAGCGGGTCACGGTGGTCGAAACCGAGGGCCAGTGGGCCCAGCGGGGGGACATCATCGATGTCTACCCCGTCGCGTCGGAACTGCCGGTACGACTGGAACTCTTTGGCGACGAGCTGGAGCGCATGCGGGAGTTTGACCCGGCCACCCAGCGATCGCTGGATGCGATCGACCACCTGGTGCTCACCCCTACCCAGTACGGCCCGGTGATCATCGAAAAACTTAGAGAACAGGGCCTGTTAAGTGATCTGCTCTCTGAAGCGGCCCAGGAGGGCCTGGCCGAGGGCATTCTGCCCGAGGGCACCCGCCGCTGGCTGGGCCTGGCGTTCTCCAACCCTGCTTCGCTGCTGGACTACCTGCCCGACAACACGCTGATGGCGGTGGATGAGGTCGATCAGTGCCAGGCCCACAGCGATCGCTGGCTGGAGCATGTGGAAGACCACTGGCAGGAGGTTTCGGGTTTCGGGTCTGGGGTACACGGTACACGGCCGGCGGTGAACGGTGTAGAACCGGAACCCGAAACCCGAAACCCAGAACCCGAAACCGTGAACCGTGAACCGCACACCGCAAACCGCACCCCCTCCCTCCCCAAAATCCACCGCCCCTTCCTCGATACCCTCTCCGACGCCGAAGTCTTCCCTCGCGTTGACCTGTCAGAAATTGCCGAGGCCAACAATGGCCTGAACCTGGCCAGCCGCCCCGTCCCCGCGATTCCGCACCAGTTTGGCAAGCTGGCGGAAACAATCCGGAAGGAGTGCGATCGCAAATATGCCGTCTGGCTGGCCTCGGCCCAGCCCTCCCGCTCCGTGGCCCTACTTCAAGAGCACGACTGTCCAGCCCAGTTTATTCCCAACCCCAGAGACTTCAATGCGATCGACAAGCTGCACACCCAGCATGTGCCCGTAGCCATCAAGTATTCGGGACTGGCGGAGCTGGAGGGCTTTGTGCTGCCCACCTTCCGAATTGTGGTGGTAACCGATCGCGAGTTCTTTGGCCAGCACACCCTGGCCACCGGGGGCTACGTGCGCAAGCGGCGGCGGGCCGCCTCCAAGCAGGTGGACCCCAACAAGATGAAGCCGGGGGATTTTGTCGTCCACCGCAGCCACGGCATCGGCAAATTCCTCAAGCTCGAAAGCCTGGTGCTCAACAATGAAACCCGCGACTACCTGGTGATTCAGTACGCCGACGGGCTGCTGCGGGTGGCGGCCGACTCGGTGGGGTCGCTCTCCCGCTACCGGGCCGCCAGCGGTCAGGCCCCGGTGCTGAATAAAATGACCAGCACCGCCTGGGAGAAAACCAAGGGCCGGGCCAAGAAGGCGATTCAAAAAGTGGCGGTGGACCTGCTCAGGCTCTACGCCCAGCGGGCCAAAATGGAGGGCTACGCCTACCCCGCCGATATGCCCTGGCAGCAGGAACTGGAAGACTCCTTCCCCTACCAGCCCACCCCCGACCAGCTCAAGGCCGTGCAGGATGTCAAGCGCGACATGGAGAGCGATCGCCCCATGGATCGCCTGGTCTGCGGCGACGTGGGCTTTGGCAAAACCGAGGTGGCGCTGCGGGCCATCTTCAAAGCAGTCACCGCCGGGCAGCAGGTGGCCCTGCTGGCCCCCACCACCATTCTCACCCAGCAGCACTACCACACCCTCAAAGAGCGGTTTGCCCCCTACCCGATCCAGGTGGGCCTGCTGAACCGCTTCCGCACCCAGACCGAGAAAAAGGAGATTCTGCAACGGCTCAAAACGGGCGAACTCGATGTGGTGGTGGGCACCCACCAGCTGCTCGGCAAGGGCGTCTCCTTCAAGAGCCTGGGCCTGCTGGTGGTGGACGAAGAACAGCGCTTTGGGGTGAACCAAAAGGAGCGGATCAAATCCCTCAAAACCCAGGTGGATGTGCTCACCCTCAGCGCCACCCCCATCCCCCGCACCCTGTACATGGCCCTCTCCGGAGTGCGGGAAATGAGCCTGATCACCACGCCGCCGCCGTCGCGCCGCCCGATTAAAACCCACCTGTCGCCCATGGACCCGGAGGCGATCCGCACCGCCATTCGCCAGGAGCTGGATCGCGGCGGTCAGGTATTCTACGTGGTGCCCCGGATTGAGGGCATCGAGGAGGTGTCCGCCAAGATTCGCGAGATGGTGCCCAACGCTCGGATTGCGATCGCCCACGGCCAGATGGACGAAGGCGAGCTGGAGTCGACCATGCTCACCTTCAGCAATGGCGAGGCGGAGGTACTGCTCTGCACCACCATTATTGAATCCGGTCTGGATATTCCCCGCGTCAACACTATTTTGATCGAAGACGCCCACCGCTTCGGCCTCTCCCAGCTCTACCAGCTGCGGGGCCGGGTGGGGCGGGCGGGCATTCAGGCCCACGCCTGGCTGTTTTACCCCAAAAAAGCCCTCACCGACAAAGCGCGCCAGCGCCTGCGCGCCATCCAGGAGTTCACCCAGCTCGGCTCCGGCTATCAGCTGGCCATGCGCGATATGGAGATTCGCGGCGTCGGGAATTTGCTGGGGGCCGAGCAGTCGGGCCAGATGGATGCGATCGGCTTCGACCTCTACATGGACATGCTCGAAGAAGAGATTGCCGAAATTCGCGGTCAGGATATTCCCAAGGTCGAAGACACCCAGGTGGATCTCAACGTCACCGCCTTTGTGCCCAACAACTACATCCCCGACCTGGAGCAGAAGATGGGGGCCTACCGCGCCCTGGCCGCCGCCAACAGCAAGGTGGAGCTAATGCAAATTGCGGCGGATTTGAGCGATCGCTACGGCCCCATCCCCCACGCCACGGAGCAGCTGGTGCGCATGCTGGAGCTGAAGCTGGTGGCCAAGCAGGCGGGCTTCTCGCGCATTAAACCCGAGGGCAAACAGCACGTGGTGATGGAAACCCCGATGGAAGAACCGGCCTGGAAGAAGCTCAGCGAAAAGCTGCCCAGCCACCTCAAAACGCGCTTTGTCTACAGCGGCGGCAAGGTGGTGGTACGCGGCCTGGGCGTGCTGAAGCCCGAGAAGCAGCTGGAGAGCCTGACCGAGTGGCTGGGGCATTTGCAGGGGGCGATTCGCTAA